TATATAAATATGAATTTTAAAAGCAAAGATGAAAAATTAATAACCTTGCAATCTTATACTGATACATTTTTGGATATTTTGCGAAGAGAATTAGCTGATCCGATGCTTTATAAAAACTTTTTTGCTAATTTTGTTATTCGTGAAATATTTTCAGATGGAAAAGTTATTATTGGGACAACTAATTATTCTGCTAACTCACAAATGGTACTAAGAGCTTTTGAATCAAGTATTCAGAAATCAATTAATGAAACTTTAGATCGTGAATGCAAAATCAGTTTTGTTTTACTAGAATCAGCTGTCAAAAAGAAAGTCAAAAAAGAAAGAAAAGATACTGCTATTGAAAACATTGAATTATCAAATAGAGATGTTGACAAAGATTTAAATTTTGACAATTACATAGAATGTGAGTTTAACAAAGAAGTTATAAAAATAGCTAAATATGTAGCTAATAATGGTGGAAATGAATATAGTCCTATATTTATTTATGGCAAATCAGGATTAGGCAAAACTCACTTGTTATACTCAATTTGTAATGCTTTAATTGAAAAAGGCATCACAGTAAAATACATAAATGCAAATTCGTTTTCTCGTGATATTTCTTATTTTCTTCAAGAAAATGATCAGCGTAAACTAAAACAAATTAGGCTTCAATTTGATGAATCTGATGTCGTTATTTTTGATGATTTTCAAAGTTATGGAATTGGAAATAAAAAAGCTACAATTGAACTTATTTTTACAATTTTAGACTATCGTATAAATCATAAGAAAACTACTATAATTGCATCAGATCGGGCAATTCATTCTCTTAAAAATTCATTTGATCAAAGATTAATTAGTAGACTTCAAATGGGTTTGCAACTTCAAATTGAAAATCCTAAAAAAAGCGACCTTTTACGTATTTTAAATTACATGATAGATCTTAAAGAAATGACTCCTGAACTTTGAGAAGATGACGCAAAAAATTTCATAATTACAAATTATGCGAATAATATTAGAAGCTTAATAGGAGCAATAAATCGTCTACGTTTTTATAACACAGAAATAATAAAAACTAATTCACGATATACACTAGCTATTGTTAATTCGATTTTAAAAGATATTCAACAAATAAAAGAAGAAATTACACCAGATAATATTATTGAACACGTTGCTAAATATTACAAAATTACAAAATCAGATATTTTAGGAAAAAGCCGTCAAAAAGACACAGTCTTAGCTCGCCATATAGCAATGTGAATAATTAGAAATCAATTAAATATTTCTCTTGAAACAATTGGAAAAATGTTTGGAAATAGAGATCATAGTACAATAATAAACGCTATGAAAAAAATATCAAAAGAAACAGAACAACCCGATAAAGCATTTAGACGTACTATTTCTCAAATAAATGATGAAATATTCAAAGACATTTAATTCACAATAAATAAAATGTTATAAACACCACAAAAATATAAAAGATGTGAAAAAAGGTTGAAAATAAGCCTAAAAATTAACTTTTTAATAGTTTTATTCAAATTATTAACAAATTAACAAAATATATTATTAATATAAAAGGAGAATAAAATGAAAATTATTATAAATAAAAATTTATTAGATTCTACTTTAGAAATAGTTTCAAAATTCACTGATCCTGTTAGTTCATTTTATGGAATGAGATGTATAAAGTTAAGTGCAACAAAAGAAAAATTAGTTTTTCAAGCTTGTAACGAAGTAACATCAATAATTAAAACTGTTTTTGTTGATGATAAAAATATTGTTGTTGAAGAAGATGGTGAAATTGTTGTTCAAGGCAATTATTTCAAAAATATAGTTAAAAAATTATCGGGATTTATTGAACTTTCAACTTCATATAATAAATTAGAAATTAAGCAACAAGATTCCCACTATACTTTATCTTTAAATGAATTAAATAGCTTTGCTACTATTGAACAAAATATAAATCTTAAGAAATTTGAAATAAATACTGAAGAATTCAAAAAAGCAATTCGTAATGTTTCTTTTGCTGCTAGTACAGGACCAAATTTAATCTTTAAATGTATTAATT
The genomic region above belongs to Mycoplasma tauri and contains:
- the dnaA gene encoding chromosomal replication initiator protein DnaA; translation: MNFKSKDEKLITLQSYTDTFLDILRRELADPMLYKNFFANFVIREIFSDGKVIIGTTNYSANSQMVLRAFESSIQKSINETLDRECKISFVLLESAVKKKVKKERKDTAIENIELSNRDVDKDLNFDNYIECEFNKEVIKIAKYVANNGGNEYSPIFIYGKSGLGKTHLLYSICNALIEKGITVKYINANSFSRDISYFLQENDQRKLKQIRLQFDESDVVIFDDFQSYGIGNKKATIELIFTILDYRINHKKTTIIASDRAIHSLKNSFDQRLISRLQMGLQLQIENPKKSDLLRILNYMIDLKEMTPELWEDDAKNFIITNYANNIRSLIGAINRLRFYNTEIIKTNSRYTLAIVNSILKDIQQIKEEITPDNIIEHVAKYYKITKSDILGKSRQKDTVLARHIAMWIIRNQLNISLETIGKMFGNRDHSTIINAMKKISKETEQPDKAFRRTISQINDEIFKDI